One Peromyscus leucopus breed LL Stock chromosome 4, UCI_PerLeu_2.1, whole genome shotgun sequence genomic region harbors:
- the LOC114683085 gene encoding olfactory receptor 4F3/4F16/4F29-like has translation MILLVTETMRGENHSVVSEIVLMGFASSLEICIVLFLVFSMFYVAGVLGNFLVVLTVIADPHLHSPMYFLLANLSFIDMCVSSITVPKMISDLLKERKVISLQGCIAQMFFIHVSGGTEMMLLIVMAYDRYIAICKPLHYLTIMNPRTCILLLVVTWTIGIMHSLIQIVFVANLQFCGHSEVDSFYCDLPRFIKLACTVKYRLDLMVTANSGFISLGTFITLMISYALMLVTVWQHSSGGSSKALSTLSAHITVVVLFFGPCIFVYSWPFLMVPVDKFLAIFDVIITPFLNPVIYTFRNKEMKAAMRRIFSQMPSSQNLF, from the exons ATGATACTGTTAG TAACTGAGACCATGCGGGGAGAAAATCATTCAGTGGTGTCTGAAATTGTGCTGATGGGATTTGCCAGTTCTTTGGAGATATGCATTGTCCTCTTCCTGGTTTTCTCTATGTTCTATGTGGCAGGCGTTTTAGGAAATTTCTTAGTTGTACTCACCGTGATTGCTGATCCCCACTTACACTCTCCCATGTACTTCCTGCTCGCCAACCTCTCCTTTATTGACATGTGTGTTTCCTCCATTACAGTTCCCAAGATGATTTCTGATCttttaaaggagagaaaagtAATTTCCCTTCAAGGCTGCATCGCTCAGATGTTCTTCATTCATGTTAGTGGAGGAACAGAGATGATGCTCCTCATAGTCATGGCCTATGACCGGTACATTGCTATCTGTAAGCCCCTCCACTATCTGACCATCATGAACCCAAGGACGTGTATTTTACTCTTAGTAGTGACTTGGACCATTGGAATCATGCACTCACTGATCCAAATTGTATTTGTTGCAAACCTTCAGTTCTGTGGCCACAGTGAAGTGGACAGCTTTTACTGTGATCTTCCTCGGTTTATTAAGCTCGCCTGCACAGTCAAGTACAGGCTGGATCTCATGGTCACTGCCAACAGTGGCTTCATCTCTCTAGGGACTTTCATCACTCTGATGATCTCCTATGCCCTTATGCTGGTCACTGTTTGGCAGCATTCTTCTGGAGGCTCGTCCAAGGCTCTCTCCACATTGTCAGCTCACATCACAGTGGTGGTATTGTTTTTTGGCCCATGTATCTTTGTGTATTCATGGCCTTTTCTCATGGTGCCTGTAGATAAATTCCTTGCCATTTTTGATGTGATAATCACCCCATTTCTGAACCCTGTAATCTATACTTTTAGGAACAAAGAGATGAAGGCAGCAATGAGGAGGATATTCAGCCAAATGCCGAGTTCCCAGAATCTGTTTTAA